The genomic interval TCTTCATTACTCATATTATCATTAGCTATATTTATTTCTTTAGCTAGCTGAGCAAATCTATCATAAGCACCATCTACTACATATGTGAAACAAGCTTCTAAAAGCATTGCATTTGATAATCCGTGTGGTACATGGAATAAAGCTCCTATTGGTCTACTCATTCCATGAACTATTGTAACTGAAGAGTTATTAAATGCTATTCCAGCTTCTAAAGCTGCAATTGACATCTCTTCTCTTGCTTTTAAATCCTTTGGAGTATCAAAAGCTATAGGTAAGTACTTAAATATTCTTTTTACAGCTGAAACTGCAAAACTATCTGAAAGTGGCTGTGCCTTTCTAGATGTATAAGCCTCTATAGCATGGGTTAAAGCATCTAATCCTGTAGCTGCTGTTATCTTAGCAGGTGCTGTCATTGTAAATCTTGGATCTACTATTGCTAAGTTTGGTAATAAGTTAGCTCCTTTTAAAAGCATCTTAACATCATTTTTAGTATCTGTAATTATTGTAAATTGAGTAGCTTCTGAACCTGTTCCAGCTGTAGTTGGTATTACAGCAAATGGTGGAAGTTCTTTTTCTATTTCTCTCCCCATATAATCAGATATCTTACCTTCGTTTGTTATCATAGCTCCAATGGCTTTAGTGGAATCTATTGGACTCCCTCCACCTAAACCAATTAGAAAATCACATTGATTTTCTTTATAAAGCTTAATTCCTTTTTCTATCATAGTATCTGTAGGTTCACTATTTATTTCATTGTATAAAACGTGCTCAATATTCTCACTATCTAATACCTCTGTCAAAACCTTTACATTACCTAGATCAGTCATTACTTTATCAGTAACTATTAAAACCCTCTTACCAAAACTCTTTAAATACGCTTTACTTTCATTTAAAGCATTTTCACCTGAAATAATACGTTTTGGCATAATAAATTGATTCGCCATTTAATCACCTCTCATGAGTTAACGTTTACTATTTGTTTTCTGTTTGTTTTCTTTATGTTTTAATAATACCAACTTAACCATAACATGTCAATAACTTTTTCATATATTTACTACAAATATAATCATAATTTACGAAAAATATAACCAAAAGTTACTCATATATTTTCACAATTGCTCTTCCTTTTACTGAAAAATTCGTTTATAATAGAATCACAAAGCCTATGAAAGGAGATGAACACTTGTTGCAGTAGGTATCATTACAATAAATTGCTGTACTAAATCCAGATTAATCACATATAATATTTTGAGTTAATTTTAGTTTATATTGATTATCTTCTTAGTATTTTTTATTTGTTAATCATGAAATTAAAGCAATACCTTTAGTATAAACTCTATATATTATAAATAGATTAAATTTTATACTCACTAATTAACTAAACTTAATATTATTGATAGAATATTACGGGCAACAGGGAAAGATATGCGTTCAAAAAGAATAGACCTAGTAGAAAATTACATTATTAATCACAAAACCGTATCAATTGACAAACTATGTGAAGTGTTTGATGTATCAAAAAATACCATAAGAAGGGATTTAAGTGTTCTAGTTGAAAAAGGAACCATAAAAAAAGTCTATGGTGGAGTGACGGTTAATGAAAATCAAGAGTTAGTATCTTTTGAAGAAAGAAATGTTAAAAATAGCAATTCAAAATTAGCTTTAGGAAAGGCTGCTGCTGAATTTATTGAAGATGGAGATAGCATCTTTTTAGATTCTGGTACAACAACAGTTAATATTATCGATTTCCTAAAAGATAAAAAAGATATAACTATTTTCACTAATAGCGTTACAGCTATATGCAAAGGAATTCACTACAATAACTTAAATATAATTTGTTTATCAGGAATTCTTAACAGAAAAACTCAATCTTTTACAGGCTTACATAGCACAGATATATTAAAAAGTTATAATATAAATAAATGCTTCATGGCTTGTACTGGTATTTCACTAAAAAGAGGAGTTACTAATTCTACTAAAGAAGAATTTAAAATAAAGAAAACTGCAATCTCTAGAAGTGCTGAATGTTTCCTTTTAGCTGATCAATCAAAATTTGATCATGTTTCTTTAATGACTTTCTGTGAAATTAATGATTTAAATTGTGTTATAACAGATGCAAAACCTAGTGATGAATATATTGAATACTTTAATGATAATAATGTAGATTTAAAAATTTGTGAAAAAGTAATTTACTAAAAAAATAGGGATACATAATTGTATCCCTATTTTTAATGTGCTCATAAATTATCTAAAAGCATAATTTTCTATAACTTTATTGCTACTTTCTAAGCTACAGTAAGCTAAATATCCATTTTACATTAAACTTTTAAGCTAATATTTTGATTTAGCTATAACTTTTAGATTAGGGAGGTGCTACTTAAAGCACCTCAATATTTAAAAATCTTACTTCTAAAATCTATTCCCCTCTTCCCAAGAATCGAAGAAGGTAGATTTAAAAATCACTAGATTTTAGATTTAAGATTGTAGCACAAGTCTACTATTAAGTTGTGTAATTTTAGAATTTTTATTCATTAAATTATTTAAACTTCTTATATTATTTATCATATTCATAATGGTCAATATTGTTCAAAGTAATTACTTCAAAATTTTCTCCATTCCATTCAACCTCATTATAACTAGCTTGATGAAATATAGGATAATCTATTATTTTGCTTTCCTCAAATTCATTTTTAAAGTATCCTATTAAATATCTTACACACATTCCATGAGTAACTATTAAAATGTCCTTATCTTCATTATTTTTTACTATATCATCTACAGTTTTAAATAGTCTTTCTGTAAAATCTTTTATATTTTCTCCTTCAAAACTCTTATAAGAAAATGGTTTATTGAATAGATTATCTAATTCATTTACGTATTCATCATGACTTTTTATCTCTTCAGTGGTCATTCCTTCCCACTTTCCAAAACTTATTTCTTTTAATCCTTCAACTTCTTCAACCTCAATATCCTTATCACCTTTTATTAAGTATGCAGTTCTCTTTGCTCTTTTTATAGGACTTGTAAAAATCTTATCTATTTTAATATCATTAAATTTCTTTCCTAATAACTCTGCTCTTTTAACTCCATTTTCAGTTAACTCAGAATCCTTCCATCCTTGAAATCTATGCTCAAGATTCCATAAAGTTTCCCCATGTCTTGTGAAATATATTTTCATATTAAAAATACTTCTCCCTTCTATTCCTCTTATTTATACATAAATTTTATCTATGCTTAAAAATCCTTTAAGACAATCATCTTTAACCAATAACCATCTATTATCTTTGCAAAATAAAAATAGTTATTTACTTATTTGTATTAAGAAAATTATACTTAAAAAGATTATTTAAAATCATAAGCAGTTAACTCTGTAATAATTATATACCTTATATTAAAAATATCATAATAAAAAACTTTTTATTCATAAGTAAAAAGAGATACCTTTACGGCATCTCTTCTAATAAGGAAGTAATTAAATTTTTAATTTATAAAGCGTGTAATTTTTATATCTTATTTAAAGTATCTGTTTAATAATCCAGCGAAAGCTTTTCCGTGTCTAGCTTCGTCTTTACACATTTCGTGAACTGTGTCGTGGATTGCATCTAAGTTTAATTGTTTAGCTAAAGTAGCTAAATCTTTTTTACCTTGGCAAGCTCCATGCTCTGCATTTACTCTTGCTTGTAAGTTAGCTTTTGTATCAGCTTCTACAACTTCTCCTAACATTTCTGCGAATTTAGCAGCGTGTTCTGCTTCTTCGAAAGCTATTCTTTGGTAAGCTTCTGCAACTTCTGGGAATCCTTCTCTATCAGCTTGTCTTGACATAGCTAAGTACATTCCTACTTCTGTACATTCTCCTACAAAGTTAGCTTGTAATCCTTCGATTATTCTTTCATCTACACCTTTAGCAACTCCGATTCTGTGCTCATCTGCAAATGCTAAGTCTTCTCCTTGTTCTACGAATTTGTCAGCTCCAACTCCACATACTGGGCATTTTTCTGGTGCTTTTTCTCCTTCATAAACATATCCACATACTGTACAAACAAATTTTTTCATAATCTTATTCCTCCTACAAAACAAACAATTTATCTAATTTCAATTTATATCATAATTTAAAAGTCTTTATTTAAGTGTTTCTTTGTTGATGTATTTCCTCATCAACCTTATGTCATTATTATATAATAATAATTATTATTTAGCAATAGTTATTTTTAAATTTCTAAAATTTTTTTATTTTCTACAAATGAAACCTTAATACTTTTTAAAATCTTACTTTTACCTATATAGTCATAATTATCTAAAACATTGTGTTTTATAGTATAGAAGTTATTTATAGTATAAAAGACATTATATAATGAACTTATATAATGTCTTTATAATAATCACAATATGTGGTTATGACCTAACTTCATACTTAATTTACCATTTTCAATATAGTTTTATCACAAAATAACCTTTTTTTCTAGTATTTAATTATTTAAATTTGCGAGTTTATAAATTTATAACATTTTACTATGTAAACATTATATTTGTCTAGCAAAATATATAAAAAAATAAAGTTAGAAGTAAAAACTTCTAACTTATTTATATAAATTTATTATTTGCACTCTAATAATGCTAAAGCTACTGCTCCAATAACTCCTGCATCAGTTCCTAATCCAGCAGGAACTATTTTACAATGCTCAGCCATAGCTTTAAAACATCTTTCATTAACAACTTCTTGAACTGTTTCAAAAACAACTTCTCCAGCTTTTGAAACTCCTCCACCTATAACAACCATGTCTGGGTCAAAAGTTGCTATTGCATTTGCAACACCAATTCCTAAGTAGTTTAAAGCTTCATCTATTATTGATTTTGCAACTCTATCACCTTTAGCTGCTTCAACAAATACTTCATATGAAGTTACATTGTCGTAATCTTTTAAGCTTGTTTCTACATTTGTAGCAACTGCCTCTCTTCCTCTTTTACCAATAGCTGTTCCTGATGATACAGCTTCTAGACATCCCATGTTACCACAATTACATCTTACAGTTCCAGGTGCAACAGTTGAATGTCCAATTTCTAATGCGTTTGAAGTACTTCCTCTGTAAATTTTACCGTTAAGGATTGCTCCTCCACCTACACCAGTACTTACAGTTATATAAATCATATTTTCAGTACCTTTTCCAGCACCTAACATAAATTCACCTATAGCAGCTACGTTAGCATCATTATCTAAGTAAACAGGAATACCAAACTTAGCTTTTAATGGTGAAACTAAGTTGAAGTTTTTGAAAGGTAAATTTGGAGTTGTTATTATTATACCAGTTCTAGCATCTAGTGGTCCTGGTGATCCAATACCTATTGCTTCTACTTCATCAATAGTTACTTTTCCTTCACATATTACAGTTTCAACACAGCCTATAATTCTATCTAAAACTGCTTGCTCTCCTTCATGAGCATTAGTTGGAGTTGTATGTTGAGCTTTAACATTTCCTTCTAGATCAGCAAGAGCACAGCTAATTTTTGTTCCCCCTAGATCTATTCCAACAACGTAATTCTTCATTTAAAAAATCCTCCCCCATGTTCCTTATGGATTAATTCAACTATAAGTGCTTCTTACAAGTTGCCCTTTAGAATTCACTTCGTTAAATTATTATATGACAACTTAAATTATAGCTTATTAATAATTTTATTTAACACAAAGTACATTATAACATAAATGTACGTACCTTTACACATTTAAAGTTATACCATTTTTAAATTATATACTTTTACAATTATTTATATAAAAAATACTATTATGGCTTGCTTTCACTAACCTATTTTTTTAGCATTTATATAGTAAATCCCCTGATTGTCGTATCCTTGATTTTTTATATTAAAATTATTGTCCTTAAGCATAGAACAAATAATACCTATATTATCATCATCTAAAGACTCCATATAAATCATAAATCTATCACATACATCAACAATATTTATATAATCAAAGATGTTGCTATAATCACTTAAACTTATTTTACCCTTTATATCCATTCTATAATTGCACATGAATTACACCTCATTTAAGATATTATCTCTAAATATATAATTAGATATATAAATATAAAAACCCTCTCATATTTCAAAAGATTTAATTATTTTTAATCTTTGCATTATTTCACTTTAATTTAAGATATTTTTCAGTTACTAATAATTTTAATTAAATTAAAGCCTTGAACTTTTAGAAAGTACCTCTTAACTTTTAATTATAATAAGATAAAATACTCCTAAAAGATTTATATTCTATTATATATTTTTTTATTCATCAGTTTTATATCATCAATATATTCTTTCTAAATTATTTTTTTAAACAAATTTTAATAATACCTTTAACATTATTAATTTAACCACATTTTTTTCCTTGTATACATAAAAAGTACCATCTTTTTAAATTTTAAGATGGTACTCCCCAAATTTCTACATATAATTCTTTAAGCTTCCTTAGCTTCTTTTATTTTCTTTGCATCTTCTATTATTTTATCTACCTCTGTACTTGGAACTTCCTCATATTTTTCAAATTCCATGCTAAAGCTTCCTCTTCCTTGAGTCATTGAACGTAAATCAGTAGCATACTTAAACATTTCTGATAAAGGAATATCAGCTATAACTTTTTCATTATTACCTTCTGGTTCCATTCCAATTACTCTTCCTCTTTTCTTATTTATATCACTAATTATATCACCCATGTATTCATCTGGAATTATTATTTCTACCTTCATAATAGGCTCTAATATAACAGGTTTTGCATTCTCCATACCTTTCTTATATGCTAATGAAGCAGCTACCTTAAATGCCATTTCTGATGAATCTACAGGGTGATATGATCCATCATGTAATGTAGCCTTAATTCCTATTACAGGATAACCTGCTAAAACCCCTTTCTTTAAACAGTCTCTTAATCCCTTTTCTACTGCTGGTATATAATTTCTAGGCACAACTCCTCCAACAACCTTATCCACAAATTCTAAATCAAGCTCACCATCTCTTCTAGGCTCAAATTTAATTTTTACATCTCCATATTGTCCATGGCCTCCAGATTGTTTTTTATGCTTTCCTTGTACATCAGAACTACCTTTTATAGTTTCTCTATAAGGAATCTTAGGATCTTGAAGAATTACATCAATTCCAAATTTACTTTTTAATTTACTAGCTAAAACCTCTATATGTGTCTCTCCAATACCAGAAACTAGAGTTTCTGCATTTTCTTGATCTCTAGAAACCTTAAATGTTGGATCTTCATCTAGAAGTTTAGAAAGTCCTTGAGAAATTTTTTCTTCATCACCTTTACTTTTTGGTAATACTGCCATAGTCATAACTGCCTCTGGGAACTCAAATCCTTCATAAGCAATCTTAAAGTTACTTTCACAAAGAGTATCACCAGTTGAAGTATATTGAAGTTTTGTAACAGCTCCTATGTCTCCTGCGCCTATTTTACTTGTTTGTATTTGACTTTTACCTCTTAAAAAGCATAATGAACTAACTTTTTCTACCTTATTATTTTTTGAATTTATAATTATCTTATCAGTTGTTAGCTCTCCTGTTTGCACCTTAAATATTGAAAGCTTTCCTACAAAAGGATCAGCAATTGTTTTAAATACAAATGCAGAAAATGGCATATCCTTATTTGACTTAACTAATATTTCTTTATTATTGCTATCAATAGCAACTTTAGCTTTGCTTATATCTGGTGATGGGAAATATCCTTTAATTGAATCTAATAGGCTTTTCATACCAACTATTGATACTGAACTTCCACACATAACTGGAGCTATATCTCCTTCTTCAAATCCAATAGAAAGTCCTTTATAGATTTCATCAACTGTAAGCTCTCCTTCAGATAAATATTTATCAAGTAATTCCTCATCAGTTTCAGCTACAGATTCCATTAAATAAGTTCTATACTCATTAAC from Clostridium perfringens carries:
- the fusA gene encoding elongation factor G, whose product is MKEHKIENLRNIGIIGHSDSGKTALSEALLYYTKTTDRLGTCEDGNTISDYDQEEKKRKISLALSIIPFEYDGTKINILDTPGYFDFVGEQIEGVKAADSAIITVCGVTGVQVGTEKAWECCEKEKLPRAFFINKLDRENSNFDKVLENIRNIFGNKVIPTQYPLGKEKEFKGIVNLITEEAFEYDKKSGKINKIEIPNEVKDKVNEYRTYLMESVAETDEELLDKYLSEGELTVDEIYKGLSIGFEEGDIAPVMCGSSVSIVGMKSLLDSIKGYFPSPDISKAKVAIDSNNKEILVKSNKDMPFSAFVFKTIADPFVGKLSIFKVQTGELTTDKIIINSKNNKVEKVSSLCFLRGKSQIQTSKIGAGDIGAVTKLQYTSTGDTLCESNFKIAYEGFEFPEAVMTMAVLPKSKGDEEKISQGLSKLLDEDPTFKVSRDQENAETLVSGIGETHIEVLASKLKSKFGIDVILQDPKIPYRETIKGSSDVQGKHKKQSGGHGQYGDVKIKFEPRRDGELDLEFVDKVVGGVVPRNYIPAVEKGLRDCLKKGVLAGYPVIGIKATLHDGSYHPVDSSEMAFKVAASLAYKKGMENAKPVILEPIMKVEIIIPDEYMGDIISDINKKRGRVIGMEPEGNNEKVIADIPLSEMFKYATDLRSMTQGRGSFSMEFEKYEEVPSTEVDKIIEDAKKIKEAKEA
- a CDS encoding histidine phosphatase family protein — protein: MKIYFTRHGETLWNLEHRFQGWKDSELTENGVKRAELLGKKFNDIKIDKIFTSPIKRAKRTAYLIKGDKDIEVEEVEGLKEISFGKWEGMTTEEIKSHDEYVNELDNLFNKPFSYKSFEGENIKDFTERLFKTVDDIVKNNEDKDILIVTHGMCVRYLIGYFKNEFEESKIIDYPIFHQASYNEVEWNGENFEVITLNNIDHYEYDK
- a CDS encoding ROK family protein, coding for MKNYVVGIDLGGTKISCALADLEGNVKAQHTTPTNAHEGEQAVLDRIIGCVETVICEGKVTIDEVEAIGIGSPGPLDARTGIIITTPNLPFKNFNLVSPLKAKFGIPVYLDNDANVAAIGEFMLGAGKGTENMIYITVSTGVGGGAILNGKIYRGSTSNALEIGHSTVAPGTVRCNCGNMGCLEAVSSGTAIGKRGREAVATNVETSLKDYDNVTSYEVFVEAAKGDRVAKSIIDEALNYLGIGVANAIATFDPDMVVIGGGVSKAGEVVFETVQEVVNERCFKAMAEHCKIVPAGLGTDAGVIGAVALALLECK
- a CDS encoding DeoR/GlpR family DNA-binding transcription regulator, which produces MRSKRIDLVENYIINHKTVSIDKLCEVFDVSKNTIRRDLSVLVEKGTIKKVYGGVTVNENQELVSFEERNVKNSNSKLALGKAAAEFIEDGDSIFLDSGTTTVNIIDFLKDKKDITIFTNSVTAICKGIHYNNLNIICLSGILNRKTQSFTGLHSTDILKSYNINKCFMACTGISLKRGVTNSTKEEFKIKKTAISRSAECFLLADQSKFDHVSLMTFCEINDLNCVITDAKPSDEYIEYFNDNNVDLKICEKVIY
- a CDS encoding NADH peroxidase; the encoded protein is MKKFVCTVCGYVYEGEKAPEKCPVCGVGADKFVEQGEDLAFADEHRIGVAKGVDERIIEGLQANFVGECTEVGMYLAMSRQADREGFPEVAEAYQRIAFEEAEHAAKFAEMLGEVVEADTKANLQARVNAEHGACQGKKDLATLAKQLNLDAIHDTVHEMCKDEARHGKAFAGLLNRYFK
- a CDS encoding iron-containing alcohol dehydrogenase, with product MANQFIMPKRIISGENALNESKAYLKSFGKRVLIVTDKVMTDLGNVKVLTEVLDSENIEHVLYNEINSEPTDTMIEKGIKLYKENQCDFLIGLGGGSPIDSTKAIGAMITNEGKISDYMGREIEKELPPFAVIPTTAGTGSEATQFTIITDTKNDVKMLLKGANLLPNLAIVDPRFTMTAPAKITAATGLDALTHAIEAYTSRKAQPLSDSFAVSAVKRIFKYLPIAFDTPKDLKAREEMSIAALEAGIAFNNSSVTIVHGMSRPIGALFHVPHGLSNAMLLEACFTYVVDGAYDRFAQLAKEINIANDNMSNEEAAKAFIDEVVKLMVKLEIPTLEEFGVDKTKFFDNIEKMAADAMESGSPSNTRKIIEVDDVIKIYNNLWR